AGGCGCTTCTGCCGGCGATCGCCCTGTCGAGCGCGTTCCCGAACTCGGGGTTCGTCGGGATCCCGCTCACGGGTTTCGTCTTCGGCGACATCGGGCGCACCACCGCGACCCTCTTCCTCACGACCCAGAGCGTGGTGCTCTACACGCTCGGGGTCTACGTTGTCTCCTCGGAGGGCGAGAACGCCGCCATGGAGGCGGTTCGGGAGGTCTTCCGGCTCCCGCTGGTCTACGCTGTGATCGCCGCGGCGGCGTTTCGCGCGCTGGGCCTCGTCCCGCCCGTCGACGGGACGTTCATGACCACCGTCGATTCGGTGGGGTCGGCATCGATCCCGCTGATGCTCACCGTCGTGGGGATCCAGCTCTCGGAGGTCGAACTCGGGGCGCTCCGGCACACCCTCTTCCCGGCGGGGCTCAAACTCGCGGTCGCGCCCGTCGTCGGCGCGGCGCTCGCGCTCGCAGTCGGCTTCTCGGACCCGCGGGTGAGCAACGTCTTCGTCATCGAGTGTGCGACCCCCGCGGCGGTCACGCCGCTCGCGCTCATCATCGCCTACGGCGAGACCCCCGAGGAGGGGATTTCGGCCGCCGAGTTCACGAGTACGGTGATATTCGTGACCACCGTCCTGAGCGTCGTCGTCCTCACCGGGCTCGTCGTCGGGGTCCGGAACGGCTGGCTGTTCTGAGCCCCGACGGGTCCGCGGCGCTCCCGTTCAGAGCACTTGGTTCTTCAGGTCCTCGTACTCGCCGGTTTCGTCGACCCGCTCGACGTTCTCCGCCACGATGTCGGCGAGGCGTTCGTAGTACATCGGGGTGTTGCCGGTGTTGTGCGGCGTGATGAGGACGTTCTCGAACTTCCAGAGCTGGTGGTCGGCGGGCAGCGGTTCGGGGTCGGTGACGTCGAGCGCCGCGCCGCCGATGGCGTTGTCGTGGAGCGCCGCCACCAGCGCGTCGGTGTCGACCACCGGCCCGCGCGCGACGTTCACGAGGAACGCCTCGGGCGAGAGCGTGGCGAACTCCTCCTCGCCGATCAGGCCTTCGGTCCCCTCGTTCAGCGGCACGGCGAGCACGACGCTGTCGGTCCGCGCGAGCGCGTCGTGCAGTTCGTCGGTGCCGAGGACCTCGTCCGTCGGCCCGCCCTTCTCGGGCGAGTGACGCACGCCGATGGTGTGGACGTCGAATCCCGAGAGCCGTTCGACGATCGCGTTTCCGATCGCGCCGAGACCGACGACCGTGACCGTCGATCCGGCGAACTCCCGTGTGGGATAGGCACGCCACTCGTGCTGTTGCTGTCGTCGCCAGCCCTCGTAGTGGCGACGGGTGAGCGAGAGGAGGAAGCCGAGGACGTCCTCCGCGATGTTCGGGCCGTGGACGCCCGAAGCGCTCGTCACAGCGACGTCGTGCTCGTCGAGCGCGTCCATCGGGAGGTGGCCGTAGCCCGCCGAGAAACCCGCGAACAGCCGAAGGTTCCCGGCGTGGTCGAGCAGCTCCTCGTCGATGACCTGGCCGACCACGATGGGGGCGTCCTCGATGAGGTCGCGCTCCTCGGCCGGCGTCGCCGCACACTCGATCCCGTGGTCGGGCAGGCGCTCGCGGAGCGCCATCGCCAACTCGCTGCTCGACAGCCCGTGGATCCCCTTTCGAAGCACGATGATGTCCGGATCCGTCATTCGCTGGCCGCTCCTGTTTCCATGCACGCGCTTCGACGGCTACGGATGTTATACCTCCCGGAAGTCAGGCGGGCCGTCGCCAACGGGTAGACATTTATCCACGGCGGCGGGCGAGACGGTATGGAGCGGATCGATGTTGCGGTCGTCGGTGGTGGACCCGCCGGAAGCTCGGCGGGGCGAGCCGCGGCCAGGCAGGGAGCCGAGACGGTGGTGCTCGAAAAGGGGGTCCCGCGCGAGGACCGCGACCGCCCGGGGCCGGACTCGACCGACGCCGCCGGGATGCTCGACTACTGGGTCGACCTGATGGACCTCCCCGAACCGGTCCCCGACGACGTGATCCTCCGGGAGCTCGACGGCGCGACCTTCGCGGGGCCCACAGAACGGATCACCATCCGGGAGACGGGCATGAAGAGTTCGTACCCGAACTTCGGGTTCACCTTCCACCGCGCGCGCTTCGACGACTGGCTCCGCGAGCGCTGTGAGGCCGCGGGCGCGGAGTATCGCGTCGGCAAGAGCGTCCGAAACGTCGACGTCGACCCCCGGGGTGGACACGTCCTCACGCTCGCGAACGGTCACGAGATCGAGGCCGAATACCTGATCCTCGCCGACGGGCCACAGCGTACCGTCACGAGAGGCGTGCTCTCGGAGTTCGTCGGCGAGAGTCGATTGGAGGGGCTCTCCTCGCGCCGGGCGAACCACATCGCCTATCAGGAATATCGGGAGTTTCCGCCCGAACTCTTCCCCGAGGACCGGATCGTCTTCTGGTGGGGAGCGATGCCCGGCCACACCGCCTACCCGTGGGTGTTCCCGAACGACGGCAACGTCGCGCGCGTGGGGCTGACGATGCCGATCGGGCTCGACATCGACGCGGTCGAGAACCGGGAGGACTATCGACTCCTCGAACCCGACGACGACTCGATCCCCTCGGGTTCGGAGTACATCCGCCGACTTCTCGAGAGCGAGTACCCCGACTACGACCTCGAGGACTTCCCGATCGTCGAGGACCGTGGGAAGCGAAAGGGCGTCGAGTCCTACCCGATCTCCTCGACGAAGCCGATCGACTCCCCCGTCGGCGCGAAGGTCGCCGTCGCGGGCGGTGCGATGGGCACCACCTCCGCGTTCCACGAGGGTGGCGACCACGTCGCGGTGCGGACGGGGAAGATCGCGGGTTCGCTCGCCGGCGCGGGCGCGCTCTCGGCCTACAACCGCGAGTGGAAGCGCGCGGTCGGCGACGAACTCGGGCGGAACGTCGCGATGGCCGACGTGGTCGGCGGGTTCGGGCCCGACGACTGGGACCGGACCTTCGGGGCGGTCGGTCGGATGATGAAGGACGGGCGGTACAGCCCGCTGCGCGTGCCGCGGGCGGGGCGTGCGGGGCTGTCGGTGTTCGCGAAGTACGAACGCGCCCGGCTCGGCTACCGCAACGGCGGTTACGTCCAGATCGAGGAGTCGGAGTACGCGATATGACATCCTCCCCGCCGTGAAACGGCAGGGTTTCCCTTCCGAGGTGGGATATTATAGTTCGCAGTCCATCTGTTCACGCGGGAGAAAATCTCCTCGCGCTTTGTCGGCCTACCGCCTCGGCACGGGATTCTCTCGCTGAATTAAGATAGCAAAGGGATTTGAGGTGGCGGCGGCAAGGACCCCTGCACGCCGTTGTCCCCGCCCGAGCACGTCCACACGGGCGCGATGACGCGCGGCGAACCCCGGCGTGCGATAGTCGGTACTGGTTGCGCGTCGCGCAACCGAACCTGGAACCGGCGGAAGCCGGTGACACGGGGTGCGCATAGCGCACCCGAACGTGGAGTCGGCGGAAGCCGACGACACAGGTCGTGCATCGCACGACCGAACGCGAGGCCGGCACGCGCCGGCCGAGGATGGTCGCCGACGACCCGCCCGGCATAGGGTTTTCCGGCCGAGACGGCACACCGCCCGCGATGAGGCCGGTGGTTAGTGTTCCGGGCGACACTCCACTAACAGTAGCGAACGGCTCGTCACTTCTCGAAAGGGCGGCCCACGACGTGTTTTCCGCCGACCACCCGTCCGTTGGCGTGTGCGTTACTCCCAGCAGCGGGCAGGGCGGACGTCCACGTGGAGCCACGCTCAAGTCGTTCCCGCCCGAAGACGGAACGAGTTCACCTCCCCGCCATGCCCCACGCTCACTCGACGGCGAAACTGCTCGTCATCCCCTCCGTGGTCGCGCTCCAGTTCTCACCACCGGAGTTCGAGGACGCGCTCTCGTACTTCGAACCGGACGCCCTCCTCGTCCTCGGTCCCCGGGAACACGCCTACACGACGGTTGCCTTCGACCACCTCACCGACGACTCCGTCCCCGTCGTGTTCGACCCGCTCGACGCCTCCCTCCCCGACGACTACCGAGCGTTCACGTCGAACGGCGTCGACGTGGTCTTCGCGAACACCACCGCCGATATCGAATCCCTCCACGAGGGTGAGACGGATGGTTCGCTCGATTCCGACACGGAGACCTACGTCGTGAGCGGACTCCTCGATATCGATATCGATACCGACGCGCTTTCGACCACCCTCACCGGTCG
This window of the Halococcus hamelinensis 100A6 genome carries:
- a CDS encoding AEC family transporter, with amino-acid sequence MSGVVAPFTDAILPIVAIAAVGYLLGRRTDLSVEPLNTVALTFFLPALVFHGIATTDLSGDTVVKLVGGVLAYVFVLMGIAYVGGRALDVPEALLPAIALSSAFPNSGFVGIPLTGFVFGDIGRTTATLFLTTQSVVLYTLGVYVVSSEGENAAMEAVREVFRLPLVYAVIAAAAFRALGLVPPVDGTFMTTVDSVGSASIPLMLTVVGIQLSEVELGALRHTLFPAGLKLAVAPVVGAALALAVGFSDPRVSNVFVIECATPAAVTPLALIIAYGETPEEGISAAEFTSTVIFVTTVLSVVVLTGLVVGVRNGWLF
- a CDS encoding D-2-hydroxyacid dehydrogenase gives rise to the protein MTDPDIIVLRKGIHGLSSSELAMALRERLPDHGIECAATPAEERDLIEDAPIVVGQVIDEELLDHAGNLRLFAGFSAGYGHLPMDALDEHDVAVTSASGVHGPNIAEDVLGFLLSLTRRHYEGWRRQQQHEWRAYPTREFAGSTVTVVGLGAIGNAIVERLSGFDVHTIGVRHSPEKGGPTDEVLGTDELHDALARTDSVVLAVPLNEGTEGLIGEEEFATLSPEAFLVNVARGPVVDTDALVAALHDNAIGGAALDVTDPEPLPADHQLWKFENVLITPHNTGNTPMYYERLADIVAENVERVDETGEYEDLKNQVL
- a CDS encoding NAD(P)/FAD-dependent oxidoreductase; translated protein: MERIDVAVVGGGPAGSSAGRAAARQGAETVVLEKGVPREDRDRPGPDSTDAAGMLDYWVDLMDLPEPVPDDVILRELDGATFAGPTERITIRETGMKSSYPNFGFTFHRARFDDWLRERCEAAGAEYRVGKSVRNVDVDPRGGHVLTLANGHEIEAEYLILADGPQRTVTRGVLSEFVGESRLEGLSSRRANHIAYQEYREFPPELFPEDRIVFWWGAMPGHTAYPWVFPNDGNVARVGLTMPIGLDIDAVENREDYRLLEPDDDSIPSGSEYIRRLLESEYPDYDLEDFPIVEDRGKRKGVESYPISSTKPIDSPVGAKVAVAGGAMGTTSAFHEGGDHVAVRTGKIAGSLAGAGALSAYNREWKRAVGDELGRNVAMADVVGGFGPDDWDRTFGAVGRMMKDGRYSPLRVPRAGRAGLSVFAKYERARLGYRNGGYVQIEESEYAI